The genome window aaatttgggttcaaatttcggatgaatttcaaatttcagataagattttcatccaatcaaatcaagccacgtggcatgtctatcttggcaaaattttctataaaaccagaggctcggctcatacctctcacaccacatctttctatattttcatttctcagagtttagaattcatactccatttattctcaatggaagattttaggagatgcttggagaggcaagagcgagaaacaaatgagagaaaccgtagagcagatgaaaccaatgagttgcagagacaagtcgatgaacaagttgtcatagccattgcaagatgaagagaaccaaggtcgccgccgtggttcacaagttggctgccgccggaatgtggacagacataggcattctcggggtaagaatcttttggaagattattttatcccaacttctttgtactttgATGTTGatcgaaggcgatttagaatgcaaccccatttgttcaacaaagtcatgcatgatatttgcaattacactactacaaaaagtgaaaaagaNNNNNNNNNNNNNNNNNNNNNNNNNNNNNNNNNNNNNNNNNNNNNNNNNNNNNNNNNNNNNNNNNNNNNNNNNNNNNNNNNNNNNNNNNNNNNNNNNNNNCTCTCATAAGTACAGATTATGCCTACCATTGTCGGACGTACACTACCATTATGCTCTCATAAGTAACACTAGTGTAAGTCCGACAACGATAATTAGTAACTTAATGTACAATAATCTGTTATCAATGATTATAAAATCTCCAAATCTTCCCCATTTCTGCAATCAATATCGTGGTTTTAAGAAATTCAGGTTGCCTTGCCTTTTGATATGCAATCTGCAACTTGGTTTTTGAGCTTGTTAAATAAACTAAGgttaatagttaaattttgTTTGGATGTGCaagtatattataatttttaaagagCACAGAGTCCTTTAGATTTGTGACCCTCAACATTCCCTTCACATAATATTCTCTCAGGTAGTTTCAGAACAATTGTACAACAAAGTTTGATGTCCCCTTGATTCCCCTTGAGCTCTTTTTGTACAGAGGAGGCCTACTTTTGGCTTGAAAAACGATTCGATACAACGGCGTGtacaatatatttttctaaagatATCTTTAAAGAGAGGAAGGACAAGAATTGAACTCTAGCTTCTTAATTCAAGCAATTATTTGTTCAGTTTCTTTTGTAGCAAGATTCTGGTTGAAAGCCAAGTAAAGTGCCTGCAAATTTGGAATCTAAGACAGTTCCACAAATTTGGTTTGAGTTATAGGGGAATGTCCCTTTGCATCTAACCTCTTTAGATCACTTTCCTTATCTCATAAATCCATGGACTTGTCAAATAGGTCAATGGTCATGCATGGAACATTAGTTGTGCTGACATATTTGCCCTTTTGTGTTAACCAAAATGATTGGTTTAAACAAAGTTTCCTTGAAAGATTTCATTTAATGATTGGCTTTTAGGGCATACTTCTAACAATCTCCCACTTGCATTAAAGTCAAGCATTTACTTGTTTAATAACCATCTACATTAGATGTTTGATAAGGGTATTTTATTGCATATTTGTTATTCCTAATCTATATTTGTAGTTTATTCTATTTGAACTAATTAGattatttttcacaaaatgtgaagtaaataaaaagttttctaaaaattgaattacaAAGCCAAAATTGTCTAAGGTGCAGACTAATTAATATGTTGCCCGTGTTGTCTTTGCATTGATCATAGAAAAGGAATTGCTTGGGGACTTAAACCTGAAGAAGCAAAGAAATCTAAGGAATTGCATTGATCATAGAAAAGgaattgcattttcaatttttatgctttatttaatttttttttcaaccaataaatcaattttgaaTCAACTAGGTTAGCAATTGAATTAACTTGGGTTGGATTAGTTTTCCATCTTTTTCACACACTCCTTGTGGGAACAACCTCGCATTGACACACCCTTATTCTACAGTCGAttcgtgcacttgcgagtattataaatttaaaacaccTTCGAATGGACAACAATGTTCATCGAATCAAAGCCGATGTCATATACATATTGGTACTACTATGTCAAGTATGGAAACATATCTAAGAATCATGTTATCCTTTCAAACATGTGATTATTCTAATCATAGTTTATTTATCTTAGTGTGTTTTTGAAGCTTTGATGAGACCTCTTGTTTCCTTGCTTGAGCTGTTGCCCCAATTCATCGTTATTGTATCTAGTCATATCAATGATGTATTATGGTTAAAACTATTTCAAATGGAATTGGTTTTTCTTAACCAAACATACATTCTCAGCTTCCAATTCAGCAACTAAACAACTTTTACAGAATCTTGCTAAAAAGACATACTCATGCGTTGTTTAGGAAATCGCTTTTAATGTCCTagggaaaaaaattttaatcaCTCATAACGGACCTTGCTTATAGTTGCATATGTCGATACTTTAAGCGACTGTTAGCTTAACTGTCAACTCATGGTACAGATGTCATCTATGATGTCTCCACATCACCTCAAATCTTTGTCCTTTATCCTTTTAGCCATATTTGGGACATTCTTGACTACTAAATCCTTTGTCTAGCTAGTATTCACATGTGTTAGATATACTACACATGACCATCCAATATATGGGATTCAAGTAAACtttcttttactttattttaagTTTCACTTTTCAAGAAAACTACATTTTTCTTGAGAGTTGCATATGAATGTTAGGTCATATGATAACTTTGGAATTCCCATGTTTATCTTCATAAACTACTATCCCTCTATGTGAAAAACTCCCACTTTtaatttagaagaaaataatcaTATAAACTGTTTTATATGAAAGACGAAGGTACGCACATGAATTAGGTGTACTCGAGTATGCTTAGGCCACGCTCTATTGCAGTGGCTTCGGACTGTGTTAGATAATGTCTGACGAAGCAGTGGGCTCAGTGAGCTCGGGCATGTGACATTGTTAAACTTTATAGGTTTGCATGTGGAATTGGTAAACTTGTACCATGACCTCCCCATGTGCCAAATTGTAGTCTCGCTTGGTATGGTATGAATATCAAAGCTTGCATAGGCACTTCATAGTTGTATTTGATGGGCCTCCATGTACCCCGGCTAGGCTTCTTTTATAGCACGATAATGCGTTGGGCCTAAATATATGCACAGACCGTCCGTGAGATATTTTGCGCCTCAACACTAGTAATATTAATACCACTAGCATGCATCGAGAGGGAAGGAAATGAAGACAATTGGTGGAAGATCGGGTAAAAGAATCTCAAGCAAGTGATACCGTACGTAATATTGAAACATGAGATTGATAGGTACATAATCGATCATATTGAAAATGTGGTTCCTAactttgatattttgaagTGGTGGAAATTGAATGGGGTTAAATATCCGGGTTTGGTACTTATTGCAAAAGATGTGCTTGTCATCCAACTGTAGCTTTGAAATCAGGCTTTACCACAAGTGGTTGAGTAGTCTATTACTTTTGGGCTTGATTGACTCCTAGCATTGTGGAGACCTTAATTTGtgcaaaaaattaattaaagtccGATGACATCTCTTCTTTACAATATGAACCAACCATTCAAGAGATGAAGTTTTAAGAATTGAGACAtgtattattttatgtttttatgtgATTTAATGAAATATCTAGCTTGCATCCACACCAACTAATTCAATTTAATGATGTACGCGtgatttctgtttttatttttataatctaTCCAGTGTATTATCATATGAAAACTTGAGAGtgtgtttcttgtttcattttgTTGTCAACAAGTATACACATgaatatggttttttttttagaatggTTGCTTTGAATTCCAGTGTGCACTGAAGCGGAATGAAGCATTTTTCCAAGCTTTGCAAAGTGAGAGCGGGGGATCCTGTGATGTTTATgttgaatatattatttttctgaaatttgGTTGTATATTTGctcttttgtttggtttttaattGAAGTTTTATTATGTATTTGATTAGTTGTTGGGTCGTAACTTGGAGTCCCCTCCCAATCTTTTTTTCGCCAGAGTCAATTGAtaaagggttttttttgggtgtttttatTAACTTATTCTGTACCTTTGGATCAAAATTGTTTAAATCTAACGGTTCAAAAAGTGAATGTACTCATACAGCCAAATGATTCGATTGCGCCGCCAACTCCTCTCTCATTCTCTCACTGCGTCTCTACTCTTCTCCCTCCCAAACATTCTGCgtttattcttctctctttccctcacCCGCTCTCCTCTGCGTCTCTTCTCTGTACCACAGAGTTGTCGTTCGTATTATAGCAAAAAGAAAGACCTGGGGTCGCTAGGGTTTCTTCAAAGTCTCTTCGACTAAAACCTCTTTCTGtaaccccaaaacccattgAATTTCGCAGCCATGGCGAGCACCAAAGTTCAGAGGATTATGACCCAACCCATTGTGCGTTTCTTTCTCCATCGTCCTCATCTCCGTTTTGTTGGACATTTttgcctcttttttttaatgattcaCTGACaaatttccttcctttttctttcggGGTTTTTTGCTGCAGAACTTGATTTTCAGGTTCCTTCAAAGTGTAAGTCATCCTTGTCACTCTATTTGATCGATTTTGTCATCTGGGTTTGTTTCGGAAAGCTCGCATCCCGGGTGGTTTTCTTGTTGgggtttgaaattttattttttggaattttttttatacagaaAGCTCGCATTCAGATATGGCTCTTTGAgcagaaggacctcaggattGAAGGCCGAATTATTGtaagtttgttttgttttttattttcaaacgAAATTTTTATCAGGCTCCACTAGGGTTTTAGTGTTATTTTGTTCATGTTGCTAGATGCTTATTAGCATAAATTGAGTTCTTTGGCTTTATTTATCTTTCTAATTGATCTGCCCATATTGGGAATCAAGTGTCTTTTTTCCCCATATGATTAAGCTTAAAAGTCACTGTTAACTGTCATAAAATTAGTGTTCAATTTAAGTATTCTATTGTTGGTTGGATTTTACCCGTAAACCTGAGGAATTTTAGGAAGAGTCAAACTCAAAACCTAACAATTTACTTTTGTACAAACTCGAGCACGCTTGTAAAAGTATAAAGTAATAAATAGAGAGTTCATTACTTATCACTTCCATTCTCTAcatgtaaaaagacaaaaaacaaaaaatttctaaaacaGGGAGGAGGGTAGGGAGTCTGTGGAGCTTTATTTTTTGCTATACACTCTCCACTGTAGCTAAAGAGCTCAAATAAGATATGAACGTTCTACTATACATTATTTGTTGTAGAGATTACACAGTATTGGATAACATGTAGTTTTAGGCTTTTAGCTTTTGTTCTATTGAATAAGATTTGGGGTTCTTATTGATTTTAAAGACATAAACTAGAGGTGCATTGTGGAATGACTGAATCATGCATTTAAAATAACTTGGGTAAACATCTATATCTGTAGAATTAGTACTGCATTATTTGGTAGATCTTAAGAATATTGCAGGGTTTTTCTTGGAGgaatttgtattttgtgtAATGAGGGTGCAGAAGTATGACCATCTGCTATGAACGATTATTGTATTTGAGTGGAAAACTAGTTTGCTAAATAAAGTAGAagatatgcaaaagaaaaatgtggaAGCTTCTGATCTGGGAGATTATTAGTTTTCGAACAGTTACTATCGGTCAGTTGCTAAAACATGTTTCCCTTGTCTCATGCTTCCCTTGTTGAGACATGCTTCTACACTGTTCTGGTAAAGACTTTGGCAGGACTATGGTAGACTTTGGCAGGACTACGCATAATAAGAGTATGGAGTGCTTTTTTGAAAGGGACTTTTGTTGAAACATCACAGATATAGTTCCAATTTTGTAACTATGTCTAGGTTCAAATTATAGTCTACAAACCGGCTGGGTCTAGATCATAAGAGCCTTTAGTACAGGGAATACATTTCAAAGCCTTGATTTCGTATTGGGTTCTCAAacttttccttcttccctTTTGCCATTCTCTAGAATCTGTACTAACACTTTGTTTTAAACcacatttttt of Prunus dulcis chromosome 4, ALMONDv2, whole genome shotgun sequence contains these proteins:
- the LOC117624782 gene encoding small nuclear ribonucleoprotein E-like, which encodes MASTKVQRIMTQPINLIFRFLQSKARIQIWLFEQKDLRIEGRIIGFDEYMNLVLDEAEEVSIKKKTRKSLGRILLKGDNITLMMNTGK